A genome region from Streptomyces sp. NBC_01296 includes the following:
- a CDS encoding response regulator transcription factor has translation MSLTLTTPQTETTALSLAPREQEALGHIAAGRTYLQTARHMGLSKHTVDAYLRRIRAKLGINSTAELTRMAISLGL, from the coding sequence ATGAGCCTCACCCTCACCACCCCGCAGACCGAGACCACCGCCCTCTCCCTCGCCCCGCGCGAGCAGGAGGCACTGGGCCACATCGCCGCAGGCCGCACCTACCTGCAGACGGCCCGCCACATGGGACTCTCCAAGCACACCGTCGACGCCTACCTCCGCCGCATCCGCGCCAAGCTGGGCATCAACAGCACCGCCGAACTGACCCGAATGGCCATCTCCCTCGGACTGTGA